The Obesumbacterium proteus DNA window TGCCGTTGCTCCTAAGCGTAGCGATGCGGTAAAAGCCTTGCTTCAGCATGCGGCAGTAGATGTCATTATCACCGACGATGGTCTACAGCATTATGCGCTGGCGCGTGACGTTGAACTGGTTGTCGTAGATGGTGTTCGCCGCTTTGGTAATGGTTGGTGGTTACCGGCAGGGCCAATGCGAGAGAGAGTAGGGCGTTTGCGCCGCGTTGATGCCGTTATCACTAACGGTGGAAAGGCAGCGGCTGGTGAAATCCCCATGACGTTGGCGGGGCGTATTTTAGTGAATGTTCATACTGGTGAACGCCGTGCAGCCGATAGTTTAGCCCCAGCTGTTGCAATGGCAGGAATAGGGCATCCCCCTCGCTTTTTTGCCACGCTGAGTCAATTGGGTGCGCCAGTGATCAATACCGTCGCGTTTGCCGATCACCAAGAATATGACCAGCAGACATTAAGCGCGTTGACACCGGAAGGACAGCCGCTGTTAATGACAGAAAAAGACGCCGTAAAATGCCGTAAATTTGCGCAGTCTAATTGGTGGTATCTGCCCGTCAATGCAGAAATTCCGGCTGAACAAGGGAATGAATTGTTAGCAAAAATTACGAGTTTGATTAAAACTAATCTTTAATTTTCAAATGCTAACAAATAAATCTGCTGCTTTTATCTTCGGATGCATATAGTTTTGCGTTTAAATACTTCCGTAGCGTCATTTTTTTTAAAAGAAAGACTTGCTCATCAATCACCTTTATGAGTAAATGACTGCGGCCTGTGATATAGACCTATTTATGCACGACATGAGATAAAGCAGTTCCTCCTTAAGACGTTATCTTCCGATTCCGCTTGTTAGACGAACCACCTTCTTAGTGCCATCCATAAGTAATCTTTCTGAGCTCGGCCCCTACGCCTTAGGGCAAATTTTTTAAGTGATATCAGTTATAAAGGTAATACAAATGACTAAGAAGACCGGTCAGGTAAAATGGTTTAACGAAAGCAAAGGCTTCGGTTTTATCGAACAGCACGACGGCGGTAAAGATGTATTCGTACATTTCTCTGCTATCGCTAGCGAAGGTTTCAAAACTCTGGCCGAAGGCCAGCGTGTAGAATACACCATTCAGGACAGCCCGCGCGGGCCGGCTGCTGCGAATGTTGTTGCTCTGTAAGATTACAGAGAACTTGTTTTGATACTGAACTGATCGTTATCGCAGTAAGCTAGCCCCAAAGGTGTTAGCACGTTCTGCGGAGTCAGTAACAAGACCAGAAAGCCCGCCATTGGCGGGCTTTTGTTTTTAATAATCCGCTCGAAGAGGTTCTTAACGATAACTTGAATATGAGCTACACATCCTAATCTGAACTAGAATTTAGAGGGATGTAAATATAAGGTAAAAAATATGACACTGAAAATGGGTCTCGTAAAATGGTACAGCCAGTCTGAAGGCTTCGGTATTATCTCTCCACTGGATGGTGGAAATGATATCTACGTTAATCGTTCAGGCATTGCTAATTCACGCAAAAAATTACTGACAGAAGGTCAGCGCGTTGAATTCTCAACTTACCTAGGTAGTCGCGGTCTCACCGCAGAAGACGTCATCGCCTACTGATGACATCGTATCAGCCAGCGTTATTCCCTACGCATCTTCACGCTGGCTGAACTGTTTTCCCTTCCTTGCTGCAACTCAATAAGCTTTGCGTATAATCATCTTTCCGGCTTTCTCATCATGAGGTTCGTCTGGCTACGATGGCTGAAATATCCCTACCTTTAAGTGCGCTTAGAAACCTGCATCTTCATGCTCAAGGTTTAGATAAAACGCGCAGACGAAAAGCAACGCCCCTTGATGCGATCGCGTGTATACGTCAAATGAGTTTGCTACAAATTGATACGATCAACGTTGTCGCTCGCAGTCCCTATCTGGTGCTGTTTTCTCGTTTGGGTTTGTATTCCGAGCAGTGGCTAGATGAGGCTTTACGCAACGGTGATATTTTTGAATATTGGGCGCATGAGGCATGTTTTATCCCAAAAGAGGATTACCGGCTGGTTCGCCCGCAGATGATGGCACCGGAAAATATGGGATGGAAGTATTCCCCAGAGTGGCATCAGAAGCACCAAGATGACATTAACAAACTTCTCACACAGATCCGCCATAACGGACCGGTTAAAGCTACTGATTTTAGCGCGAAGAATAAAAAGACCAGTGGGTGGTGGGAGTGGAAACCCGAGAAACGACATCTGGAAACGCTGTTTTCCTGTGGTCAGCTGATGGTGAAAGAGCGAGTTAATTTTCACCGCGTTTACGACTTGCCGGAACGCGTTATGCCAGAGTGGAATGACGATGTGCACGGCATTAGCCCTGCGCTTGCTCAGCAACAAATGATGGCCAATAGCGCACGCAGCTTAGGTGCATTTAAAGCGCAATGGCTAGCCGATTATTATCGCCTGAAGAAAATTGATATCAAAAAGACGATACATAATATGTTGGATAACCAAGAGATAATTGCGGTGCGTGAACGGGAAACCCAAGAGCATTTCTACATTCATCATAGCCTTGCGCATTTATTAGAAAAGGCACAAAACAATGAAATAAAAGCAACGCATACCACGCTGCTTTCTCCTTTTGATCCTGTTGTTTGGGATCGAAGACGTGCATCTGAATTATTTGGTTTTGATTACCGCTTAGAATGTTATACCCCTGAAGCCAAAAGAATTTTTGGCTACTTTTCGCTACCGATACTTCAACGTGGTGCTTTAGTTGGCCGGATCGATGCCAAAATGCATCGTAAAGAAAAGGTACTAGAACTGAAATCGTGTCATCAAGAAAAACATGTACGCTTTACGGAGAAAAAGAGGGCTGAGTTGAAAGCCGCTATTACTCTTTTTGCGATTTGGCAGCAGGCGACCGAGGTTAAAATCCAGCAGCAGCCAGATGATTGGCGCCGTTATTGGGGTGACGGTTGGTTGCTGGATGGTGTATTACAACAGGGCTAAATATCAAAAAGGGCAATGGTTGTTTCCATTGCCCTTTAGCCAATCAGTTACTGTAATTGGCGAACATCGCGATGATTTTATGCAGCAGTTTCATATGTATCTTACTTTCTATGTTTTGCAGGAAATTGTGATGTGTATCACGTTTGATAATTTAC harbors:
- the lpxK gene encoding tetraacyldisaccharide 4'-kinase, translated to MIERIWSGQSPLYLLLLPLSWLYGLVSGIRQFCYRMGWLKSWKAPCPVVVVGNLTAGGNGKTPVVIWLVEQLQTRGFRVGVVSRGYGGRSDHYPLLLNNETSTAQAGDEPVLIYQRTGASVAVAPKRSDAVKALLQHAAVDVIITDDGLQHYALARDVELVVVDGVRRFGNGWWLPAGPMRERVGRLRRVDAVITNGGKAAAGEIPMTLAGRILVNVHTGERRAADSLAPAVAMAGIGHPPRFFATLSQLGAPVINTVAFADHQEYDQQTLSALTPEGQPLLMTEKDAVKCRKFAQSNWWYLPVNAEIPAEQGNELLAKITSLIKTNL
- a CDS encoding cold shock domain-containing protein, which encodes MTKKTGQVKWFNESKGFGFIEQHDGGKDVFVHFSAIASEGFKTLAEGQRVEYTIQDSPRGPAAANVVAL
- a CDS encoding cold-shock protein, which produces MTLKMGLVKWYSQSEGFGIISPLDGGNDIYVNRSGIANSRKKLLTEGQRVEFSTYLGSRGLTAEDVIAY
- a CDS encoding winged helix-turn-helix domain-containing protein is translated as MAEISLPLSALRNLHLHAQGLDKTRRRKATPLDAIACIRQMSLLQIDTINVVARSPYLVLFSRLGLYSEQWLDEALRNGDIFEYWAHEACFIPKEDYRLVRPQMMAPENMGWKYSPEWHQKHQDDINKLLTQIRHNGPVKATDFSAKNKKTSGWWEWKPEKRHLETLFSCGQLMVKERVNFHRVYDLPERVMPEWNDDVHGISPALAQQQMMANSARSLGAFKAQWLADYYRLKKIDIKKTIHNMLDNQEIIAVRERETQEHFYIHHSLAHLLEKAQNNEIKATHTTLLSPFDPVVWDRRRASELFGFDYRLECYTPEAKRIFGYFSLPILQRGALVGRIDAKMHRKEKVLELKSCHQEKHVRFTEKKRAELKAAITLFAIWQQATEVKIQQQPDDWRRYWGDGWLLDGVLQQG